Part of the Paenibacillus sp. FSL R7-0273 genome is shown below.
TGCTGTTTGTGTTGCTGTCCCTCCCCATATTATTATTTATAATAATCAATCATTATAATGCACTGCAGGCGGTCACAACGCCGCTGTTCACTGTTCCGAAGCTTACGATGCCGCGGGTGGAGGAGATTTCTTCTGTATTCGGCGGACAGCTGTTTAAGACTGCAGCAGGGAATTTTCATGAGTTTCTGTCTATCCTGTGGAGCGGAAGCGACGGTCTGCCGTGGAACTCCATATCCTGGTACGGTTATGCATACCCGCTTGCCCTGCCCTTCGCGCTCCTTGGGCTGATTGTCATGATCCGGGCAATCCGGAAGCACCCGCGCAAGGAGGCGGGCAGAGGGGTTCTGCTTATCTGGCTGCTGTCAGCGGTGCTGATGGCCTTTATTACAACGGTAAATATTAACCGGATCAACATTGTGTTTTATCCGCTGATTATGCTGGCGGCAGCCGGCTTCATCTGGCTCTATTCCAGAATAAAGCCGGCCGGCATTCTGGCCGCTGCTGTCTTTGCCGTCATGTTTGGCTCCTTTGCAACTGTTTATTTCCGTGATTATCCCGGACAAATCGGTCCGTCCTTCCATGAATCTGCAGGGGAGGCGATCCGTTATGCATCCCGGAACACCGGATGGAACATATTCGTAACCGATGATATCAACATGCCTTATATTTATGTGCTGTTCTATGAGCGGATTAATCCTCATGACTTTCAGGATACTGTCGTTTACAGTAACCCCGGCGGCGCATTTCAGCAGGTCACGGAGTTTGGCAGGTACAGCTTCGGCAAGCCGGCAGTGCTGGAAGCGAACTCTGCCTATGTGATTAGTAACTATTCCGGGCTTCCGGCAGCATTTAACGGAGAATATACCTTGAAGGAATTTGCCCATTATACGGTCCTTATTACCGGTGATTATGAAGGGGGTGCCTCCTCCCCGGGCCTGCCGGATAGCAGCGGGCTGCTGAACGGAGGCTTTGAGGAGGGCGCGGCCGGCTGGGTGTTTTCAGCGGGAACGGGAGTTGCCGGCAATAATCCGTACTCGGGAAGCCTGCTAGCCTATCTGGATGCAGGGGCGGACAAAACCGTTGCCCAGAGCTTCACGGTCCAGCCGGAGCCGGGAGAATATACGCTGGCCGTTATGGCAAGCGCCGGCGGCAGCGGAGGAAGGATCAGTCTGCTTGTGAACGGTAATCTGCAGGCTGAGGCGGAAGTGACAGCGGGAGATGCGTATCATGAGATACGGCTTCCGGCTGTTAACCTTAGTCAGGGAGACCTGGCTGAGGTTATTATAACCGGCGGGAACGGCTGGATTAACATTGATGAGGTGAGGTTGGAACGATGAAAAATCTACGCGCGGCCGCAGTCTTTATGCTTATGCTGCTGATGTTCGTACTTCCGGTAACCAGTATTTATGCAGAAGGGAATCTGCTGCAGAATCCCGGGTTTGAGGACGGGGAGGAGGGAGCGCCGTCCGGCTGGACGAAGGATGCCTGGATTGCCGGGGATGGCGCAGGTATTCTGTCCGTCCAGTCTGAGGAG
Proteins encoded:
- a CDS encoding glycosyltransferase family 39 protein yields the protein MSGILSRIYNSCKNNPWPLLLFVLGAIVRIVYIGSVPPGLNQDEASIGYDAYAILHYGIDRNGVHLPVHLIAWGSGQNALYAYLSMPFILLFGLTPLSVRALSVFMGLAGMIFFYLIMKRLFPSRTAGIAAMFFIAVNPWHIMMSRWALESNLFPTLILIAFYCLLRSVQSADSRWTYAFTAVLALSLYAYGTAYFFVPVFAAGSAILLLYCKAIKVRTLLWNALLFVLLSLPILLFIIINHYNALQAVTTPLFTVPKLTMPRVEEISSVFGGQLFKTAAGNFHEFLSILWSGSDGLPWNSISWYGYAYPLALPFALLGLIVMIRAIRKHPRKEAGRGVLLIWLLSAVLMAFITTVNINRINIVFYPLIMLAAAGFIWLYSRIKPAGILAAAVFAVMFGSFATVYFRDYPGQIGPSFHESAGEAIRYASRNTGWNIFVTDDINMPYIYVLFYERINPHDFQDTVVYSNPGGAFQQVTEFGRYSFGKPAVLEANSAYVISNYSGLPAAFNGEYTLKEFAHYTVLITGDYEGGASSPGLPDSSGLLNGGFEEGAAGWVFSAGTGVAGNNPYSGSLLAYLDAGADKTVAQSFTVQPEPGEYTLAVMASAGGSGGRISLLVNGNLQAEAEVTAGDAYHEIRLPAVNLSQGDLAEVIITGGNGWINIDEVRLER